In Desulfuribacillus alkaliarsenatis, the following proteins share a genomic window:
- a CDS encoding response regulator transcription factor, whose translation MSELVKVLVVDDEAPMRKLIEIYLKKNGYSVMTMDSGLDAIQELKKNHYDIVILDVMMPEMNGFEACKLIRDFSKVPIIMLTARDQTLDKVKGLTIGADDYVTKPFEEIELLARIEAILRRSNAEAKDDDADVLTYKDVRLDLGSHQVFYNDAEIELTPKEFQLLQTFLTNVGKVLSREKLLEIVWGYDFYGDLRTVDSHVKNLREKLRSNGIQVDELIKTVWGVGYKLV comes from the coding sequence ATGTCTGAATTAGTGAAAGTGCTTGTAGTTGATGATGAAGCACCTATGCGGAAATTGATTGAAATTTATTTGAAGAAAAATGGTTATAGTGTAATGACAATGGACTCTGGCCTGGATGCGATTCAAGAGCTTAAGAAAAATCATTACGATATAGTAATTCTTGATGTTATGATGCCAGAAATGAATGGCTTCGAAGCATGTAAGCTAATCCGAGATTTTAGTAAAGTGCCGATTATTATGCTTACAGCTAGGGATCAAACCTTAGATAAGGTAAAGGGTCTAACGATAGGGGCAGATGATTACGTAACTAAACCCTTCGAAGAAATTGAATTGCTTGCTAGGATAGAAGCTATTCTTCGTAGGTCTAACGCTGAGGCAAAAGACGACGATGCAGATGTACTAACCTATAAGGATGTTCGTTTAGATTTAGGATCGCACCAAGTTTTTTATAATGACGCAGAGATTGAACTAACTCCGAAGGAGTTCCAGTTGCTACAGACATTCCTTACGAACGTAGGCAAGGTATTGAGTAGGGAAAAGCTTCTAGAAATTGTGTGGGGTTACGATTTTTACGGAGATTTACGAACTGTGGATTCACATGTTAAGAACCTCAGGGAGAAGCTAAGAAGTAACGGAATTCAAGTTGATGAGCTAATAAAAACTGTCTGGGGCGTCGGTTATAAGCTTGTATAA
- a CDS encoding LutC/YkgG family protein, protein MTTKETFLRHVKERMARMPDTKKAEVFGDIEKIRDNYKLTYVEIADSTDGMIEKFKQELSALNGIVKITNSPDETFQALKQVLETHGSKKIIAWDDSTLNGLPLAQLNQQGYEIMTKPNDTIEYKHFAKDADTGITGVNFAVAETGSIVLKAGVGKERSISLLPNFHIAIVKSNQFVKRTADIFDYLVKNKESLPSSVNFITGPSRSADIEMDLSIGVHGPAQICVIIEK, encoded by the coding sequence ATGACTACTAAAGAAACCTTCCTACGGCATGTAAAAGAACGAATGGCTAGAATGCCTGATACAAAGAAGGCCGAGGTTTTTGGCGATATTGAAAAAATCCGTGACAATTATAAGCTAACCTATGTAGAAATTGCCGACTCGACAGACGGAATGATTGAAAAGTTTAAGCAAGAGCTTAGTGCCCTTAATGGAATTGTCAAGATAACTAATTCTCCCGATGAAACATTTCAAGCCCTTAAGCAGGTGCTAGAAACCCACGGCTCCAAGAAAATCATAGCTTGGGACGATAGTACCCTTAACGGATTACCATTAGCACAACTAAATCAACAAGGCTATGAGATTATGACCAAGCCTAATGATACAATAGAATATAAGCATTTTGCTAAGGATGCTGACACAGGTATTACGGGCGTAAACTTTGCCGTAGCTGAAACTGGTAGTATTGTATTAAAGGCTGGTGTAGGCAAGGAGCGCAGTATTAGCTTATTACCAAATTTCCATATTGCTATTGTGAAAAGCAATCAATTTGTAAAACGCACAGCAGATATATTCGATTATTTAGTCAAAAATAAGGAGTCTTTACCTTCGTCTGTTAATTTCATAACAGGACCAAGCCGCAGTGCGGACATCGAAATGGATTTAAGCATTGGGGTTCATGGCCCTGCACAAATATGTGTGATAATTGAAAAATAA
- a CDS encoding LutB/LldF family L-lactate oxidation iron-sulfur protein, which yields MMNTDFRKRVDEALHDDFLRGAIKNATELLRTRRVSQWETLEDAQEWRARAQAIRTHTVLNLDKYLDQFTTKLEENGAKVHWAMTDQEAVRHIQAICSEKNAKMVVKSKSMVSEEIHLNHHLEKDGIEVVETDLGEYIIQLAKETPSHIIVPSIHHTRGSVSKLFSKVAKEELPAETPALTAFARKVLRQKFIDADIGITGCNFAIAETGSIVLFTNEGNGRMVNSMPDTQIVIMGMERILPSFKDLDPMLALLPRSATGQKITSYVSILNGPRRTNEADGAKNIHVVIVDNGRSRILGSKYQEVLNCIRCGSCLNVCPVYRQIGGHAYGWVYPGPIGSVITPLLDGLERWGELPYASSLCGACWEACPVRIPLHELLLELRNDKTKLGKNTKEKLAFKMWSKAFSSPGQYRMMLKVGRKAQIPFVKDGKIRGGVPAPVSEWTKTRDLPPIAKQPFHERWNELKRGDI from the coding sequence ATGATGAATACTGATTTTCGCAAACGAGTTGACGAGGCATTGCATGACGATTTCCTCCGTGGTGCCATCAAGAACGCCACCGAACTCCTACGTACACGCAGAGTAAGTCAATGGGAAACCTTAGAGGATGCTCAGGAATGGCGAGCGAGAGCGCAAGCGATCCGAACCCATACCGTACTTAATTTAGATAAATACCTCGACCAATTCACTACTAAGCTTGAGGAAAATGGCGCTAAAGTTCATTGGGCTATGACGGATCAAGAGGCTGTGCGACACATACAAGCCATCTGTAGTGAAAAAAATGCAAAAATGGTCGTAAAATCGAAATCAATGGTATCAGAAGAAATCCATCTTAATCATCACCTTGAGAAAGATGGTATTGAGGTTGTAGAGACAGACTTAGGTGAATATATCATCCAATTAGCTAAGGAAACACCATCGCATATCATAGTACCATCGATTCACCATACACGAGGCTCTGTTTCGAAATTGTTCTCTAAAGTGGCTAAGGAAGAGCTACCTGCAGAAACGCCAGCACTAACGGCCTTCGCTAGAAAAGTATTAAGACAAAAGTTCATCGACGCTGACATTGGTATTACAGGCTGTAACTTTGCTATCGCTGAAACTGGTTCTATCGTTCTTTTCACCAATGAAGGTAATGGTCGCATGGTTAACAGTATGCCAGATACACAAATTGTCATTATGGGAATGGAACGGATTCTGCCATCCTTTAAGGATTTAGATCCAATGCTCGCGTTACTTCCAAGAAGCGCTACAGGCCAAAAGATTACAAGTTATGTATCAATCCTAAACGGGCCAAGACGTACCAACGAAGCAGACGGAGCGAAGAACATCCATGTAGTAATCGTAGATAATGGTCGCTCGCGCATATTAGGCAGCAAATATCAGGAGGTGCTTAACTGTATTCGTTGCGGCTCTTGCCTAAATGTATGCCCTGTATATCGACAAATTGGTGGACATGCTTATGGTTGGGTGTACCCTGGGCCAATCGGTTCCGTTATTACTCCATTACTAGATGGCTTAGAGCGCTGGGGCGAGCTACCCTATGCATCAAGTTTATGTGGCGCATGCTGGGAGGCTTGTCCAGTTAGAATTCCATTGCACGAATTGCTGCTTGAACTAAGGAACGACAAGACTAAGCTCGGCAAAAACACTAAAGAGAAGCTTGCATTCAAAATGTGGAGTAAAGCCTTCTCTAGTCCTGGGCAATACCGCATGATGCTAAAGGTCGGCAGAAAAGCACAAATACCATTTGTTAAAGATGGTAAGATTCGCGGTGGCGTTCCAGCACCTGTCTCAGAATGGACAAAAACCCGAGACCTGCCTCCTATAGCGAAGCAACCTTTCCACGAACGCTGGAATGAATTAAAGCGGGGTGATATATAA
- a CDS encoding (Fe-S)-binding protein, whose product MKVALLGTCIADMFYPQAIESTYKLLKRQGVTVDYPEDQICCGQPSFNSGYFDEAARVAKHLIKSFEKTEYIITPSGSCAAMIRDNYPRLFKDDPQALEQAKTFANKVYEFSEFFVKVLGVKDLGAKYDAKVTYHHSCHMSRLLRIKDAPVELIKNIEGVEYVELPNNQDCCGFGGTFSVKMADISSSMLNEKIENVKKTGAEILVGSDLSCLMNISGGLSRQGINVKTMHVAELLDRGLQ is encoded by the coding sequence ATGAAAGTGGCTTTACTCGGAACCTGTATAGCAGATATGTTCTACCCACAAGCAATTGAAAGTACATATAAACTATTAAAACGTCAGGGTGTTACCGTTGATTATCCTGAAGATCAAATCTGCTGTGGTCAACCTTCCTTTAACTCTGGATATTTTGATGAAGCAGCCCGTGTAGCTAAGCATTTAATTAAGTCCTTTGAAAAAACTGAATATATCATTACACCATCTGGCTCATGTGCAGCAATGATTCGCGATAATTATCCTAGACTGTTTAAAGACGACCCACAGGCTTTAGAGCAAGCAAAGACGTTTGCCAATAAAGTTTATGAGTTCTCTGAGTTCTTTGTAAAGGTGCTCGGTGTTAAAGATTTAGGTGCTAAATACGATGCCAAGGTAACATATCATCACTCCTGCCATATGTCACGACTATTGCGGATTAAGGATGCACCTGTTGAATTAATCAAAAACATCGAGGGTGTAGAGTATGTAGAGCTGCCTAATAATCAGGACTGCTGCGGTTTTGGTGGTACATTCTCTGTAAAAATGGCCGATATCTCAAGCTCCATGCTTAACGAAAAGATAGAAAACGTGAAAAAGACAGGGGCAGAAATATTAGTTGGTTCAGACTTGAGCTGTCTAATGAATATAAGTGGTGGTCTAAGCCGTCAAGGAATAAATGTAAAGACTATGCATGTAGCAGAACTATTAGATAGGGGGCTACAATAA
- the putP gene encoding sodium/proline symporter PutP yields the protein MSPTYITFVFYLVGMLAIGVISYRMTTNLSDYVLGGRKLNSWVAALSAQASDMSGWLLLGLPGAAYASGMGLWSIWIAIGLAVGTMINWQYVAKPLRRYTELAGESITISEYFENRFHDKSRLLRVVSAIFILIFFLFYTASGLVAGGVLFESVFEIDYTTALLVGALVIISYTFLGGFIAVSWTDLFQGSLMFFALLITPIVAIQHIGGLDALFATIGSINVDLLDVNKNVSYNLGEGILWTSAGALSFVGIVSALAWGLGYFGQPHILARFMAIRSAKHVPKARLISVVWVVLSLYGAIVVGFVGIALFADQPLANPETVFIDLVQIIFNPWVAGILLAAILAAIMSTIDSQLLVSSSALTEDFYRTFFRKDASQTELVWVGRFAVIVIAIVAVMLAWNKGSILELVAYAWAGFGAAFGPAIIFSLFWKRMTRNGALVGMIVGGLTVILWEYTGSAMYEMVPGFLFSSIAIVVVSLMDKEPSAEIQAEFERAHKPISGE from the coding sequence GTGAGTCCAACGTATATTACATTTGTCTTTTATTTAGTGGGAATGCTTGCAATCGGTGTTATTTCCTATCGAATGACAACGAATTTATCTGATTATGTACTAGGTGGTAGGAAGTTAAATAGCTGGGTTGCCGCATTATCGGCACAGGCCAGTGATATGAGTGGTTGGTTACTGTTAGGATTACCAGGTGCCGCTTATGCTTCGGGAATGGGTTTATGGAGCATCTGGATTGCAATCGGTTTAGCAGTTGGTACTATGATTAACTGGCAATATGTTGCAAAGCCATTGCGTAGGTATACAGAGCTAGCAGGGGAATCAATTACTATTTCAGAGTACTTTGAAAACCGCTTTCATGACAAATCAAGACTTCTACGTGTTGTATCTGCCATATTCATTTTAATCTTCTTTTTATTCTACACGGCTTCAGGCTTAGTAGCGGGCGGGGTACTGTTTGAATCAGTTTTTGAAATTGATTACACAACAGCATTGTTAGTTGGTGCTTTAGTTATCATATCCTATACATTTTTAGGTGGTTTTATTGCTGTAAGCTGGACAGATTTGTTTCAGGGTAGTTTGATGTTCTTTGCACTATTAATTACTCCAATTGTAGCTATCCAACATATAGGCGGATTAGATGCACTGTTCGCCACTATTGGTTCTATTAACGTTGATTTATTAGATGTCAATAAAAATGTATCCTATAATCTAGGTGAAGGAATTCTTTGGACGTCAGCAGGGGCTTTATCCTTCGTTGGAATCGTATCTGCTCTAGCGTGGGGTCTTGGGTATTTTGGTCAACCACATATATTAGCGAGATTTATGGCAATTCGCTCGGCGAAGCATGTTCCTAAGGCACGTCTAATCTCGGTTGTTTGGGTAGTGTTATCTCTATACGGTGCTATTGTTGTCGGGTTTGTCGGTATTGCATTGTTTGCAGATCAACCGCTAGCAAATCCAGAAACCGTATTCATTGATTTAGTGCAGATTATCTTTAATCCGTGGGTAGCTGGGATTTTATTAGCGGCGATTTTAGCAGCTATTATGAGTACAATCGACTCACAGTTGCTTGTATCATCGAGTGCTTTGACAGAAGATTTCTATCGCACTTTCTTCCGTAAAGACGCATCACAAACGGAATTGGTTTGGGTTGGTCGTTTTGCAGTTATTGTAATAGCAATTGTAGCCGTTATGCTTGCTTGGAATAAGGGAAGTATCCTTGAACTGGTGGCATATGCGTGGGCAGGCTTTGGCGCGGCCTTTGGTCCTGCGATTATCTTCTCATTGTTCTGGAAGCGTATGACTCGCAATGGTGCCTTAGTCGGTATGATTGTTGGTGGCCTTACAGTAATTCTATGGGAGTACACAGGCTCAGCTATGTATGAAATGGTTCCAGGTTTCTTATTCTCATCGATAGCAATTGTGGTTGTGAGTTTAATGGATAAAGAGCCATCGGCAGAAATCCAAGCAGAATTTGAGCGCGCCCATAAGCCTATTTCAGGCGAGTAA
- a CDS encoding anaerobic ribonucleoside triphosphate reductase codes for MALKLSELTWQIVKRDGRMDRYNSEKIYNAVKKAVLNVKKEEVEIATKIASEVTFEVEEFLTSAKSQIFEVEQIQDIVEQKLVEHNYYEVAKAYILYRQKRSEVRSKASILMQTYNDIVFTDAKDSEMKRENANVDGNTAMGTMLKIGSESAKEFARMYLLKPKHAKAHLDGEIHIHDLDFLPTGTLTCCQIDIEKLFQSGFSTGHGHLREPQDISSYGALAAIAIQSNQNDQHGGQSIPNFDYGLAKGVRKTFVREYREALTEKLAWELDSEEFKELLEEIKMLTNAFVDKLSIGNFDQYKKKEQAALVEKFALDQEQVNKLQTFAFRDAHRKTEKKTYQAMEAFLHNLNTMHSRAGAQVPFSSINYGTDTSAEGRMVTRQILLATEAGLGNGETAIFPIQVFKVKEGVSYNPEDPNYDLLKLSFRVSARRLFPNYVFLDAPYNIKYYQEGRPETEVVTMGCRTRVLGSVHPESDGVSYGRGNLSFTTINLPRLGIIYKNDIAGFFEALDEKIELVISQLHERYLLQARKRVKNFPFLMGQGIWFGADQLGPEDEIREVLKHGTLTCGFIGLAECLTAMVGTHHGESEEAQNLGVAIVDRIRTRLDEAAEKYRLNYTLIATPAEGLAGRFTRIDRKEFGTIEGVTDREYYTNSYHIPVHYEISAYDKIVKEAPYHALCNAGHISYIELDGAAKNNIEAFEQLIRAMKEHNIGYGSINHPIDRDPLCGYTGIIDDVCPGCGRDANSAPQIERIRRITGYLVGTMDKWNDGKIAEERERVKHGINAKQQLN; via the coding sequence ATGGCTTTAAAGTTATCAGAACTAACTTGGCAAATCGTTAAGCGTGATGGTAGGATGGACCGCTACAACTCAGAAAAGATATATAATGCGGTCAAAAAAGCAGTACTAAATGTAAAAAAAGAAGAAGTGGAAATTGCAACTAAAATTGCATCTGAGGTAACTTTTGAAGTAGAGGAATTTTTAACATCGGCGAAATCACAGATTTTTGAGGTAGAGCAGATACAAGATATAGTTGAACAAAAATTAGTTGAACATAATTACTATGAAGTAGCGAAAGCATACATATTGTATCGTCAAAAACGTAGTGAAGTACGCAGCAAGGCATCAATACTTATGCAAACATATAATGACATAGTCTTTACAGATGCTAAAGATAGCGAAATGAAAAGGGAGAACGCTAATGTCGATGGCAATACAGCCATGGGTACAATGCTTAAGATTGGTTCTGAATCTGCGAAAGAGTTTGCTAGAATGTACTTACTTAAGCCAAAGCATGCCAAAGCCCATTTAGACGGTGAAATTCATATCCATGATTTAGACTTTTTACCGACAGGCACATTAACCTGTTGTCAAATAGATATAGAAAAATTATTTCAATCGGGTTTTAGTACGGGACATGGTCACTTACGTGAACCACAGGATATATCTAGCTATGGTGCATTGGCTGCGATTGCGATTCAATCAAATCAGAACGATCAGCACGGAGGGCAGTCAATCCCGAACTTCGACTACGGATTAGCCAAGGGTGTCCGTAAGACCTTTGTACGAGAGTACCGTGAAGCATTGACGGAAAAACTTGCTTGGGAGCTAGATTCAGAGGAATTTAAAGAACTACTAGAAGAAATAAAGATGTTAACTAATGCTTTTGTGGACAAGCTTAGCATCGGTAACTTTGATCAATATAAGAAGAAAGAACAAGCAGCTTTAGTAGAGAAATTTGCACTTGATCAAGAACAAGTGAATAAACTACAAACCTTTGCCTTCCGTGACGCTCATCGCAAAACAGAGAAGAAGACGTATCAAGCGATGGAAGCGTTCTTACACAATTTAAATACAATGCATTCCCGTGCAGGGGCACAGGTGCCATTTTCAAGTATAAACTATGGAACGGACACTAGTGCAGAGGGCAGAATGGTCACTCGCCAGATTTTATTAGCGACAGAGGCGGGTCTGGGTAATGGGGAAACAGCTATTTTCCCAATTCAAGTGTTTAAGGTAAAGGAAGGCGTTAGCTATAATCCAGAAGATCCAAACTATGACTTATTAAAACTATCATTCCGTGTTTCTGCTCGGAGATTATTCCCGAACTACGTATTCCTTGATGCACCTTATAACATAAAGTACTATCAAGAAGGGCGCCCAGAAACAGAAGTAGTAACAATGGGTTGTAGGACGCGCGTGTTAGGATCTGTTCACCCTGAGAGCGATGGGGTATCTTACGGGCGTGGAAACCTATCCTTTACGACGATTAACTTACCAAGACTAGGTATTATTTATAAGAATGATATTGCTGGTTTTTTTGAAGCCTTAGACGAAAAGATAGAGTTGGTTATTAGCCAGCTGCATGAACGCTATTTGCTACAGGCACGCAAGCGTGTGAAGAACTTCCCGTTTTTAATGGGTCAGGGAATCTGGTTTGGAGCTGATCAATTAGGGCCTGAGGATGAAATCCGTGAAGTCTTAAAGCATGGTACGTTAACTTGTGGTTTTATAGGTCTAGCAGAATGTCTAACAGCAATGGTTGGTACTCACCATGGCGAGTCAGAGGAAGCACAGAACCTAGGGGTTGCTATCGTAGATCGTATTCGTACGCGCTTAGATGAAGCAGCGGAGAAATATCGTCTCAACTATACATTGATTGCAACACCAGCAGAGGGCTTAGCTGGGCGTTTTACGAGAATCGACCGTAAGGAATTTGGAACAATTGAAGGCGTTACGGATAGAGAATACTATACAAATAGTTATCATATTCCAGTGCACTACGAAATCTCTGCCTATGACAAGATTGTCAAAGAAGCTCCATACCATGCACTATGTAACGCCGGCCATATCAGCTACATTGAACTTGATGGGGCTGCTAAGAATAACATAGAGGCATTTGAGCAATTAATTCGTGCCATGAAAGAGCATAACATCGGTTATGGCTCGATTAACCACCCAATTGACCGAGATCCATTGTGTGGCTATACGGGAATTATCGACGATGTATGTCCAGGCTGTGGACGTGACGCCAATTCAGCTCCACAGATAGAGCGCATCCGTAGAATTACGGGCTATCTAGTTGGAACGATGGATAAATGGAATGACGGTAAGATTGCTGAAGAGCGCGAGCGTGTGAAGCACGGAATTAACGCTAAACAACAGCTTAATTAA
- the nrdG gene encoding anaerobic ribonucleoside-triphosphate reductase activating protein, producing MIRYADIVKESIVDGKGIRLVVFLQGCKLACEGCHNPGLQPLDGGKEVTEEELVRLILENLNPLHKGLTISGGEPTLQAEAVHKVIQAVKKVKPNLDVWVFSGFTFDRVKDLPMMEYVDVLVDGPFRIEEKSLQLQFRGSKNQRVIDMKQSLLEDKVVPLVLEES from the coding sequence ATGATACGTTACGCTGATATAGTTAAAGAATCAATTGTTGATGGGAAAGGCATTCGGCTTGTAGTGTTTTTACAGGGGTGCAAGCTTGCCTGTGAGGGCTGCCATAATCCAGGGCTACAACCATTGGATGGAGGTAAGGAAGTTACTGAAGAAGAGCTAGTGCGGTTAATCCTTGAGAACCTAAATCCATTACATAAGGGCTTAACAATCTCTGGTGGAGAACCAACCCTACAAGCGGAAGCAGTACATAAAGTAATTCAGGCTGTTAAGAAAGTAAAACCTAATTTAGACGTATGGGTTTTCAGTGGATTTACCTTTGACAGGGTGAAAGATTTGCCGATGATGGAATACGTTGATGTATTGGTCGACGGGCCTTTTCGCATCGAAGAGAAAAGCCTACAGCTACAGTTTAGAGGCTCTAAAAATCAGCGCGTAATTGACATGAAACAGTCATTACTAGAAGATAAGGTCGTACCGCTGGTGCTAGAAGAGAGTTAG
- a CDS encoding DUF1538 domain-containing protein, with product MHNVKDTVMEVVYAVLPITIVVILLQFTIIWMPMETFIQFLIGLFFVSTGLILFLLGVHIGLLPVGEMIGSALPKTGKSWMVIFFGILLGFVVTVAEPDVRVLAIQVDLVSDGEISRNLLIYTVALGVAIFVGLAMVRIILSIPITYILVVGYGLVFLLASFTPPHFVPISFDAGGVTTGPMTVPFILALGVGVASVLRGKTASSDGFGLVALASIGPVLAVLILGVIYQ from the coding sequence TTGCATAATGTCAAAGATACCGTTATGGAGGTAGTTTATGCAGTGCTACCGATAACCATAGTGGTTATATTACTACAGTTTACAATCATTTGGATGCCGATGGAGACATTTATTCAATTTTTAATTGGATTATTCTTCGTCTCTACAGGATTAATTCTTTTTTTATTAGGAGTACATATTGGTCTTTTGCCAGTAGGTGAAATGATAGGATCAGCACTGCCGAAGACAGGAAAGAGCTGGATGGTAATCTTTTTTGGTATTTTGTTAGGGTTTGTAGTAACAGTGGCTGAGCCTGATGTAAGGGTATTGGCAATACAGGTAGACTTAGTCTCAGATGGTGAAATATCAAGGAATTTACTGATTTATACCGTAGCATTAGGGGTAGCTATATTTGTAGGTCTTGCAATGGTGCGGATTATCTTAAGTATTCCAATCACCTATATTTTAGTAGTAGGATATGGTTTAGTATTTTTGCTTGCGTCTTTTACTCCACCGCATTTTGTACCAATTTCCTTTGATGCGGGTGGGGTTACAACGGGTCCGATGACGGTGCCGTTTATTCTAGCCTTAGGTGTTGGTGTTGCTTCAGTTCTACGAGGTAAAACTGCATCTTCAGATGGTTTTGGACTAGTGGCATTAGCTTCTATAGGACCAGTATTGGCTGTCTTAATACTAGGGGTGATTTATCAATGA
- a CDS encoding DUF1538 domain-containing protein — MKIKIFEGFGHVLVEVSMALIPLLVLFLFFQFVFLKLPMKKVRDIFVGMALTFVGLAFFLQGVHVGFLPAGEMMGTIMGEMRYKWLLIPIGFVFGFVATYAEPAVRILNHEVEKVSGGYIPQKVLLYTLSIGVAVSVALSMVRILLGISLWYFVIPGYLLALLMIYFNDRTFTAVAFDSGGVATGPMTVTFIMAMAVGVATVTEGRDPLMDGFGMITLVALAPILAVLTLGALYGRKEKENERDIEYES, encoded by the coding sequence ATGAAGATTAAAATTTTCGAGGGCTTTGGGCATGTATTAGTTGAAGTTTCAATGGCGCTCATTCCATTATTGGTTTTATTTTTATTTTTTCAGTTTGTATTTCTAAAGCTACCGATGAAAAAAGTACGTGATATATTTGTCGGTATGGCCCTGACTTTTGTAGGACTAGCATTTTTCTTGCAAGGGGTACATGTTGGTTTTTTACCAGCAGGTGAAATGATGGGAACTATTATGGGCGAGATGCGTTACAAATGGCTTTTAATCCCCATCGGATTTGTCTTTGGTTTTGTAGCGACCTACGCTGAGCCAGCTGTAAGAATTTTAAATCACGAAGTGGAAAAGGTATCTGGTGGTTACATACCGCAAAAGGTATTACTTTATACTTTGTCAATTGGTGTAGCCGTATCCGTAGCATTATCGATGGTAAGAATATTGCTAGGAATATCCCTTTGGTATTTTGTAATACCAGGGTATCTGTTAGCACTACTGATGATTTACTTTAATGATAGGACATTTACAGCAGTTGCCTTTGACTCAGGAGGCGTTGCGACAGGTCCGATGACTGTTACGTTTATTATGGCGATGGCAGTCGGTGTAGCAACAGTTACTGAAGGTAGAGACCCGCTAATGGATGGTTTTGGAATGATAACGCTAGTAGCGCTTGCGCCGATATTAGCAGTACTAACGCTCGGCGCGCTCTATGGTAGGAAGGAGAAAGAGAATGAACGTGACATTGAATACGAATCATAA
- a CDS encoding P-II family nitrogen regulator, translating into MNVTLNTNHKLLVTIVKKGIASKIVKASKEAGAEGGTIILGKGTGIHEKHTFLGIPIEPEKEITLTLVSEDKVDIVLQAIEKAGKLDKPGTGVGFVIDAKKLAGICHLLKGQICMDC; encoded by the coding sequence ATGAACGTGACATTGAATACGAATCATAAGCTTCTAGTTACCATTGTAAAAAAAGGAATAGCATCAAAGATAGTCAAAGCTTCAAAGGAAGCAGGGGCTGAAGGAGGTACGATTATCCTTGGTAAGGGCACGGGGATTCACGAGAAGCACACGTTCCTGGGAATTCCAATCGAGCCTGAAAAAGAAATTACCCTAACTCTAGTTAGTGAGGATAAGGTAGATATAGTATTACAGGCAATTGAGAAAGCTGGCAAATTAGATAAACCTGGAACAGGTGTAGGTTTTGTAATAGATGCGAAAAAATTAGCAGGTATTTGTCATTTGTTAAAAGGTCAAATATGCATGGACTGTTAG
- a CDS encoding P-II family nitrogen regulator → MDKSLLYDLIVSIVNKGNSDLVVDASKEAGAEGGTIIFGRGTGIHEQAKLFSFQIEPEKEIVLTLIERSLTNKVLEAIVKKAQLDKPGKGIAFVLEVERTVGINHILNRMVNEELDNSNN, encoded by the coding sequence ATGGATAAATCACTTTTGTATGATTTAATTGTATCAATTGTTAATAAGGGAAACTCGGATTTAGTCGTGGATGCGTCTAAGGAAGCTGGAGCAGAAGGTGGGACAATTATATTTGGACGGGGCACGGGTATACATGAACAGGCAAAACTGTTTTCGTTTCAAATTGAGCCTGAAAAGGAAATTGTACTTACATTAATAGAGCGTAGTTTAACCAATAAAGTACTCGAAGCTATCGTGAAAAAAGCACAATTAGATAAGCCAGGGAAAGGCATTGCTTTTGTACTAGAGGTCGAGCGCACAGTTGGTATTAATCATATCTTAAACCGAATGGTTAATGAAGAATTAGACAACAGTAATAATTAG